In one Winogradskyella sp. MH6 genomic region, the following are encoded:
- a CDS encoding SLC13 family permease: protein MYPLSKRLGLILGPLLFIFLQVFQFNLISDKADIVIAVALWMIIWWITEAVSISVTALLPLFLFPLFKVMPIDEVGANYGSPIVFLFFGGFVLALALEKVNLHRRIALNIIRLTGTTPNKVILGFMLATAFMSMWISNTASAVVMLPIAMSVINLLINDADGFTKQDQNFALSVMLGIAFSANAGGIATIIGTPPNSILIGLLENEYNMEMSFLNWLIVGLPFSVILITIIYFVLIKLFPNKGLEFGASKTVIVDELNKLGKLSPKERQVLVTFAVIVSLWIFRTVINGIFPKLGLTDTMISILGALALFTVPHKFNKGEFILEWKDTQKLAWGILILFGGGLALAKGMSASGIVDIVAETISKSEVSILFTASLLIFLMLFMTELMSNVALTAVLAPVVAGIAIGLEVPILYLLIPVTMASSCAFMLPMATPPNAIVFASGFVKVHQMARVGVILNLISVILLILMFQYILPLIF, encoded by the coding sequence ATGTATCCACTATCAAAACGTTTGGGTTTAATACTAGGTCCTTTATTGTTTATCTTCCTTCAAGTTTTTCAATTTAACCTAATTTCAGACAAAGCTGATATTGTTATTGCAGTTGCATTATGGATGATAATTTGGTGGATTACAGAAGCGGTTTCTATTTCGGTTACTGCATTATTGCCCTTGTTTCTGTTTCCTTTGTTTAAAGTGATGCCAATAGATGAGGTTGGTGCCAATTACGGAAGTCCAATTGTATTTCTCTTTTTCGGTGGATTTGTTTTGGCTTTAGCCTTGGAAAAAGTAAATCTACATAGGCGAATAGCTCTAAACATAATAAGACTTACAGGTACAACTCCCAATAAAGTTATATTAGGTTTTATGCTAGCTACAGCTTTTATGAGCATGTGGATAAGTAATACGGCTAGTGCTGTGGTAATGTTGCCAATAGCTATGTCTGTAATCAACTTACTTATAAATGATGCTGATGGTTTTACAAAGCAAGATCAAAATTTTGCACTAAGTGTAATGCTTGGTATTGCGTTTTCTGCCAATGCTGGTGGAATAGCAACAATAATTGGTACACCACCAAACTCTATTCTAATAGGTTTACTAGAGAATGAATACAATATGGAGATGTCATTTTTGAATTGGTTGATTGTCGGCTTACCTTTTTCTGTCATTTTAATCACTATAATTTATTTTGTTCTGATAAAATTATTCCCGAATAAGGGATTAGAATTTGGTGCTTCAAAAACAGTAATTGTAGACGAGTTGAATAAGTTAGGTAAACTCTCACCCAAGGAAAGACAGGTGTTAGTAACATTTGCTGTAATAGTATCCCTTTGGATTTTTAGAACAGTCATTAACGGTATATTTCCAAAACTTGGACTAACAGATACCATGATTAGTATTTTAGGAGCTTTAGCGCTGTTTACAGTACCACATAAGTTTAATAAAGGCGAGTTTATTTTAGAATGGAAAGACACTCAAAAATTAGCTTGGGGAATTTTAATACTATTTGGTGGAGGACTGGCTCTAGCCAAAGGCATGTCTGCAAGTGGTATTGTAGATATTGTTGCAGAAACGATTTCTAAAAGCGAAGTGAGTATTTTGTTTACAGCTTCTTTGCTTATTTTTTTAATGTTGTTTATGACGGAGTTGATGAGTAACGTAGCACTTACAGCCGTTTTAGCACCAGTAGTGGCTGGTATTGCTATTGGTTTAGAAGTGCCAATATTGTATTTACTAATACCTGTTACAATGGCAAGTAGTTGTGCGTTTATGTTACCAATGGCAACACCACCAAACGCTATTGTTTTTGCAAGTGGTTTTGTAAAAGTGCATCAAATGGCAAGGGTAGGTGTGATATTAAATCTTATCTCTGTGATCTTATTAATTTTAATGTTTCAGTATATTCTGCCACTCATATTTTAA
- a CDS encoding DUF3050 domain-containing protein, which translates to MKINQLEQELSLLREELNNHKLYGVLNTVEDIKAFMQQHVFAVWDFMSLLKALQNNLTCTSVPWLPAANPNISRFINEIVLDEESDVNELGEPMSHFEMYLDAMRQIGAEIKDIQFFLEDVKQGSNIADALNNVTINKQTKDFVNFTFSVIDSNEIYKIAAAFTFGREDVIPDMFFQIINQSKSKETSFSKLTYYLNRHIELDGDEHGPLALKMMEALCGDDSKKWNEVLEISKLALQHRIALWDGIYYSIIKNKAIEEVS; encoded by the coding sequence ATGAAAATTAATCAATTAGAGCAAGAGCTATCTTTATTGCGAGAAGAACTAAACAACCATAAACTATATGGTGTTTTAAATACGGTTGAAGATATAAAAGCCTTTATGCAACAACATGTCTTTGCAGTATGGGATTTTATGTCTTTGCTCAAGGCTTTACAAAATAATTTAACTTGTACTTCTGTGCCTTGGTTGCCTGCCGCTAATCCTAATATTTCACGCTTTATAAATGAAATTGTTCTAGATGAAGAAAGCGATGTTAATGAGTTGGGAGAACCAATGAGTCATTTTGAAATGTATTTGGATGCTATGCGCCAAATTGGAGCTGAGATTAAAGATATACAGTTCTTCTTAGAGGATGTAAAACAAGGAAGTAATATAGCTGACGCGTTAAATAATGTTACTATAAATAAGCAGACTAAAGATTTTGTAAACTTTACTTTTTCTGTTATAGATTCTAATGAAATTTATAAAATAGCAGCTGCATTTACATTTGGAAGAGAAGACGTAATACCAGATATGTTTTTTCAAATTATCAACCAATCTAAAAGCAAGGAAACATCTTTTAGTAAATTAACTTACTATCTCAACAGGCACATAGAACTAGATGGTGATGAGCATGGGCCTTTGGCCTTAAAGATGATGGAAGCATTATGTGGTGACGACTCAAAAAAATGGAATGAAGTTTTAGAAATTTCTAAATTAGCATTACAACATAGAATTGCTTTGTGGGATGGTATCTACTATTCAATAATAAAAAATAAGGCTATTGAAGAAGTGTCATAG
- a CDS encoding Nramp family divalent metal transporter — translation MLSHIKKLGPGLLFAGAAIGVSHLVQSTRAGADFGLGLLWALLLVHLFKYPFFQFGPRYAAATGESLLAGYHKLGKPILIAYFILSLATMFTIQAAVTIVTAGLANSLFGDISFLNFGVESISSVEIWTIILLFICLFTLLIGKYNTLDKLIKVIIVTLTISTLVAVYFAFTEFDKTIDFNQVLPNNKIEIAFLIAFMGWMPAPLDISVWHSIWALEKKKDEESFNPKNALLDFNVGFFGAILLGVAFVSLGYFVMHDSGNSFSNKAGVFSNQLIELYTKSLGDWAKILIGIAAFTTMFSTTITTLDASPRAMNKSLEILNNKSYRKGYLNWILILTFGTIIIFLFLASEMGLLIKVATILSFVTAPFYAIINYKLLCSKHTPKNWRPSLGLHLLSWLGIAFLLGFSIWYLSTL, via the coding sequence ATGCTATCTCACATCAAAAAATTAGGTCCTGGTTTACTATTTGCTGGTGCAGCAATTGGTGTTTCGCACTTGGTACAATCTACACGGGCTGGTGCTGATTTTGGATTAGGTCTTTTATGGGCATTATTACTTGTTCACTTATTCAAATATCCATTTTTTCAATTTGGCCCAAGATATGCTGCAGCAACGGGAGAGAGTTTACTAGCAGGTTATCATAAATTGGGCAAGCCAATTTTAATAGCCTATTTCATTTTAAGCTTAGCTACTATGTTTACAATTCAAGCTGCTGTAACTATAGTTACGGCTGGTTTGGCTAATTCGCTCTTTGGAGATATTTCATTTTTAAATTTTGGTGTTGAAAGTATAAGCAGTGTAGAAATATGGACGATTATCTTACTCTTTATTTGTCTATTTACTCTATTAATTGGAAAGTACAACACCTTAGACAAGCTTATTAAAGTGATTATAGTTACACTTACGATAAGTACTTTGGTTGCTGTCTATTTTGCTTTTACTGAATTTGACAAAACCATAGATTTCAATCAGGTATTACCAAACAATAAAATTGAAATTGCTTTTTTAATTGCCTTTATGGGATGGATGCCAGCACCTTTAGATATTTCTGTATGGCATTCTATTTGGGCATTAGAAAAGAAAAAAGATGAAGAGTCATTTAATCCAAAAAATGCGTTGTTAGATTTTAACGTCGGCTTTTTTGGCGCTATACTTTTAGGTGTTGCTTTTGTCAGTTTAGGCTACTTTGTAATGCACGATTCTGGTAATAGCTTTAGTAATAAAGCTGGTGTATTTTCTAACCAACTTATAGAATTATACACCAAAAGTTTAGGTGATTGGGCTAAAATTCTCATAGGTATTGCTGCCTTTACTACTATGTTTAGTACTACCATTACCACACTGGATGCTTCTCCAAGAGCTATGAACAAAAGTTTAGAAATACTAAATAATAAAAGCTACAGAAAAGGCTACCTCAACTGGATATTAATTTTAACCTTCGGAACCATAATTATCTTTTTATTTCTGGCTTCTGAGATGGGATTGCTCATTAAAGTAGCAACAATTCTATCTTTTGTAACAGCACCTTTCTATGCTATTATAAATTACAAACTGCTTTGTAGTAAACATACTCCAAAAAACTGGAGACCGAGTTTAGGATTACATCTTTTGTCTTGGTTAGGTATTGCTTTCTTATTAGGTTTCAGTATTTGGTACCTAAGCACGTTGTAG
- a CDS encoding RNA polymerase sigma factor has translation MEITDAINKAKQNDQIAFNFLLDTFWNDVYSFQLMRTQNENDAEDITIQTFSKAFDKIGTYDDNYKFKTWLITISKNIHIDLVRKQKKTIQNTSKDSEDNYLEIIDDSPTPEDKIITEQNLAKLLRDIKKLKPHYQEVINLRYFQELSYKEISEELNEPINNVKVKLLRAKKLLAAIITKT, from the coding sequence TTGGAAATAACAGACGCAATTAACAAAGCCAAACAAAATGACCAGATTGCGTTTAATTTTCTTCTTGATACATTCTGGAACGATGTGTATTCTTTTCAGCTAATGCGCACTCAAAATGAAAATGATGCCGAAGATATCACCATACAGACCTTTTCTAAAGCTTTTGACAAAATAGGCACTTATGATGACAATTATAAGTTTAAAACATGGCTTATAACTATTTCTAAGAACATACATATAGATTTAGTAAGAAAGCAAAAAAAGACTATTCAGAATACTTCAAAAGACAGTGAAGACAACTATTTAGAGATTATTGATGACTCTCCAACACCAGAAGATAAAATCATTACCGAACAGAATCTTGCCAAACTACTCAGAGATATTAAAAAGCTGAAACCGCATTACCAGGAAGTTATTAATCTAAGGTATTTTCAGGAATTGAGCTACAAAGAAATCTCTGAGGAACTTAACGAACCTATTAACAATGTTAAGGTAAAACTATTACGAGCAAAAAAACTATTAGCTGCTATTATTACTAAAACGTAA
- a CDS encoding FAD:protein FMN transferase has product MKKFYFIALLFTIFSCQKEYKNTKVSGPVFGTSYNIQFYSEDGENYQKQFDSLFNVVNQSLSTYIPDSDISRINRNEDVDIDEHFKRVFKKSKEVYRFTEGAFDPTIGNVVNAWNFGADTNKFLTDSTTIDSLMKFVGLNKIGLKASKIIKQKTSYLEFNAIAKGYGVDVIGEFLESKKITNYLVEIGGEIRVKGINLEKQSPWKVGLDEPRFDGEQSVFKALELKDEAMATSGTYRKFKLDENGNRYAHIINTKTGYPTKTNVLSVSVIGPDCMTADAYATAFQAMGMERVTKFLESHSELKAYFIYEDNHKTLKTLNLNNFPE; this is encoded by the coding sequence ATGAAGAAATTTTATTTTATAGCACTTCTTTTTACAATATTTTCATGCCAAAAAGAATATAAGAATACCAAGGTCTCAGGGCCTGTTTTTGGCACTAGTTACAATATTCAATTTTATTCTGAAGATGGTGAGAATTATCAAAAACAATTTGATAGTCTTTTTAATGTTGTTAATCAATCGCTTTCAACCTACATTCCAGATTCAGATATTTCAAGAATTAACAGAAATGAAGACGTAGATATTGATGAACATTTTAAACGTGTGTTTAAAAAATCTAAAGAGGTGTATCGTTTTACAGAAGGAGCTTTCGATCCTACAATAGGAAATGTAGTTAATGCTTGGAATTTTGGTGCTGATACAAACAAATTTCTAACAGATAGCACTACAATAGATAGCCTTATGAAGTTTGTAGGTTTAAATAAAATAGGTTTAAAAGCTTCTAAAATCATAAAACAAAAAACGTCGTATTTAGAATTTAATGCCATTGCTAAAGGTTATGGCGTAGATGTCATAGGCGAATTTTTAGAATCAAAAAAAATCACAAATTATTTGGTTGAAATTGGTGGTGAGATTAGAGTAAAAGGTATAAATCTTGAAAAACAATCTCCTTGGAAAGTTGGACTAGATGAACCTCGCTTTGATGGAGAACAATCTGTTTTTAAAGCATTAGAGTTAAAAGATGAGGCCATGGCAACTTCTGGTACTTACAGAAAATTTAAGCTAGATGAAAACGGAAACAGATATGCACATATCATCAATACAAAAACAGGTTACCCGACAAAAACAAATGTATTGAGCGTTTCTGTCATAGGACCAGATTGTATGACAGCTGATGCTTATGCAACTGCTTTTCAAGCTATGGGAATGGAAAGGGTAACTAAATTCCTAGAATCGCACTCTGAACTTAAAGCCTATTTTATCTACGAAGATAATCACAAGACCTTAAAAACTTTAAACTTGAATAATTTTCCTGAATAA
- the map gene encoding type I methionyl aminopeptidase, whose amino-acid sequence MIIVKTKEEIELMRQSALIVSKTLGMLAKEIKEGVTTNHLDTLAEEFIRDHGALPGFKGLYDCPSTLLCSVNEAVVHGLPTDAPLKDGDIVSVDCGALMNGFYGDHAYTFEIGNVAEDTKKLIKTTKESLYVGIEQLRVGNRVGDVGFAIQQYCEAEGYGVVRELVGHGLGRKMHEDPEMPNYGRRGRGKKFVEGMVVAIEPMINMGTHKVKQLKDGWTIVTLDGKPSVHFEHDIAIVDGKPEILSTFAYVHEALGITSDEEDRFRQNALSI is encoded by the coding sequence ATGATAATAGTAAAAACCAAGGAAGAGATTGAGTTAATGCGTCAAAGTGCTCTTATTGTTTCTAAAACTTTAGGAATGCTTGCAAAGGAGATAAAAGAGGGAGTAACAACAAATCATTTAGATACACTTGCCGAAGAATTTATAAGAGATCATGGTGCTTTACCAGGTTTTAAAGGGTTGTACGATTGTCCTTCAACATTACTTTGTAGTGTAAATGAGGCTGTAGTACATGGTTTACCAACAGATGCACCATTGAAGGATGGAGATATTGTTTCTGTAGATTGTGGAGCGCTTATGAATGGTTTTTATGGAGATCATGCCTATACGTTTGAGATAGGTAACGTTGCAGAAGACACCAAAAAATTAATAAAAACCACAAAAGAGTCTTTATACGTAGGTATAGAACAACTGAGAGTAGGAAATCGCGTTGGAGATGTTGGCTTTGCTATACAACAATATTGCGAAGCCGAAGGTTATGGTGTGGTGAGAGAACTTGTTGGTCATGGATTGGGACGAAAAATGCACGAAGATCCAGAAATGCCAAACTATGGTAGGAGAGGACGTGGTAAAAAGTTTGTAGAGGGTATGGTTGTAGCTATTGAGCCTATGATTAACATGGGAACTCATAAAGTGAAACAACTTAAAGACGGATGGACGATTGTAACACTAGACGGTAAACCAAGTGTGCATTTTGAGCACGATATTGCTATTGTAGATGGTAAGCCTGAAATTCTATCAACATTTGCTTATGTGCATGAAGCTTTAGGTATAACATCAGATGAAGAAGACAGGTTTAGACAAAATGCACTCTCAATATAA
- a CDS encoding DUF4846 domain-containing protein yields MKKLILLLLIIGLIFVAFQFKPEEKAYDTVKAVIETPSLINKDSLTIKSRVNIPEGYKRVEYPKGSFEAYLRNYKLKAFGSKIINYDNTEYFWQRGHIGILEVPVPKNGLQQCADALIRIRSEYLWDNNRKDEIGFNFTSGHYCSWKKYAEGYRPKISGNKVSFHKTASANHTKDNFYKYLNLIYTYSGTLSLYNELKSVKAKDLKIGDMLIKGGSPGHIVILCDEVINDKGEKLFLLFQGNTPAQSVHLVKNLTDSSISPWYKLEDDAITPVSNYTFSSAKFVRFK; encoded by the coding sequence ATGAAGAAACTAATACTCCTCTTACTTATTATCGGTTTAATTTTTGTTGCCTTTCAATTTAAACCTGAAGAAAAAGCTTACGACACGGTAAAAGCTGTAATTGAAACTCCAAGTTTAATCAACAAAGATAGCTTAACCATAAAATCTAGAGTCAACATACCTGAAGGCTATAAGCGTGTTGAATATCCCAAAGGTAGTTTTGAAGCATACCTTAGAAATTACAAACTCAAAGCCTTTGGTAGCAAAATTATAAACTATGATAATACAGAATACTTTTGGCAACGAGGACACATTGGCATACTAGAAGTTCCTGTACCAAAAAATGGCTTGCAACAATGTGCAGATGCCCTTATTAGAATACGAAGCGAATATCTTTGGGATAACAACAGAAAGGACGAAATTGGTTTCAACTTTACATCTGGTCATTATTGCTCCTGGAAAAAATATGCGGAAGGCTACAGACCTAAAATTAGTGGCAATAAAGTCTCCTTTCACAAAACAGCAAGTGCTAATCACACAAAAGACAATTTTTATAAGTACTTAAATCTTATTTATACCTATTCTGGCACCTTATCACTTTACAACGAACTAAAATCTGTAAAAGCCAAAGATTTAAAAATTGGAGATATGCTAATAAAAGGTGGTAGTCCTGGGCATATTGTTATACTTTGTGACGAAGTCATTAATGATAAAGGCGAAAAATTGTTTCTTTTGTTTCAAGGCAATACACCTGCGCAAAGTGTACACCTCGTTAAAAACTTAACCGATTCTTCTATCTCTCCATGGTATAAATTAGAAGATGATGCGATTACACCTGTTTCCAATTACACGTTTAGTAGCGCGAAATTTGTTAGATTTAAGTAA
- a CDS encoding class I SAM-dependent methyltransferase: protein MKTIFKFFLNLFPRPLLIRLSYVVRPLLAFFLRGNKYTDPIDEKSYRTFLPYGYGKQRPNVLSPSTLSLERHRLFWLYLKNETQFFSSNFKVLHFAPEQCFLKRFRNLKNLDYTTTDLLSPIADVKADICDLPFEDNSYDVIFCNHVLEHIPDDTKAMQELYRVMKPGGFGIFQIPQDLNRATTFEDDSITDKVERTKIFGQYDHVRVYGRDYFDKLRRIGFKVEEIDYTATLSDSEIDKYRLAKGEIIPVVYKN from the coding sequence ATGAAAACAATTTTTAAATTTTTTCTAAACCTTTTTCCTAGACCTTTATTAATTAGGTTAAGCTATGTTGTAAGACCTCTCTTAGCTTTTTTTTTAAGAGGCAATAAGTATACAGATCCAATAGATGAAAAAAGCTATAGAACTTTTTTGCCTTATGGTTATGGTAAGCAACGACCAAATGTATTGTCACCTTCAACATTGTCGTTAGAAAGGCATCGTTTATTCTGGTTGTATCTTAAAAATGAAACACAGTTTTTTTCAAGCAACTTCAAAGTTCTTCATTTTGCACCAGAACAATGCTTTCTAAAACGGTTTAGAAATCTTAAAAATTTAGACTACACCACTACAGATTTATTATCTCCAATCGCTGATGTAAAGGCTGATATTTGTGACCTTCCGTTTGAAGATAATAGTTACGATGTTATTTTTTGTAATCATGTATTAGAACATATTCCAGATGATACTAAGGCTATGCAAGAATTATATCGTGTTATGAAACCAGGAGGATTTGGCATCTTTCAAATTCCTCAAGATTTAAATAGAGCCACCACTTTTGAAGACGACTCAATTACGGATAAAGTAGAACGAACTAAAATCTTTGGGCAATATGATCATGTTAGAGTTTACGGTCGTGATTATTTTGATAAGCTTAGACGTATTGGTTTTAAGGTAGAAGAAATAGATTATACAGCAACCTTATCAGATTCTGAGATTGATAAATACCGATTGGCAAAAGGTGAGATTATTCCGGTTGTTTATAAAAATTAA
- a CDS encoding cupin domain-containing protein — protein sequence MNFKTVKPIRVVNILILFLLFLGCKSVEKLPDPLQAGWKGKKVCKVVEENKSLRVLKCTFPPNVGHEKHYHKPHFGYTLSGGKFRITDTTGTREVDVPKGYHFSNDVKTIHEVLNIGKTTAVFLIIEYK from the coding sequence ATGAATTTTAAAACTGTAAAACCAATACGTGTTGTAAATATTTTGATTCTATTCTTACTGTTTTTAGGCTGTAAGTCAGTAGAAAAATTACCGGATCCATTACAAGCAGGATGGAAGGGAAAGAAAGTTTGCAAAGTTGTTGAAGAGAACAAATCTCTACGTGTTTTAAAATGTACATTTCCGCCAAATGTTGGTCACGAGAAACATTATCATAAACCACACTTTGGTTATACGTTATCAGGAGGTAAATTCAGAATTACAGATACTACAGGCACTCGCGAAGTAGATGTGCCAAAAGGTTACCATTTTTCTAATGATGTTAAAACTATTCATGAAGTGCTAAATATTGGTAAAACCACAGCTGTTTTTTTGATTATTGAATACAAGTAA
- a CDS encoding glycosyltransferase — protein MSLTSILFIVFVVIVGIQLIYYSTFLFSFAIQRAETKLKKHISLSVIICAKNEAENLEKNLPFVLKQDYKNFEVVLVNDSSSDETLEVMKRFEAESDNIKIVDVKSNEAFWGNKKYALTLGIKASSNDFLVFTDADCKPNSNNWLAQISSKFSNQKAIVLGYGAYSKKKYSILNAIIRFETIITALQYFSYAKLGLPYMGVGRNMAYRKELFFNNNGFNGHMAIKSGDDDLFINEAANAKNTEICVTKESFTISEPKKTFKDWILQKRRHVSTASFYKTKHKILLGMCYISQLLFWVFGVTLIIFGYNIQWVLALIVLRFVIQLLCFGFTAKKLDDVNLIFFAPFLELFLVTTQLSIFIANLISTPKHWK, from the coding sequence ATGAGCCTTACCTCTATACTATTTATAGTATTTGTAGTTATAGTTGGTATACAGCTTATCTATTATTCGACATTTCTTTTTTCTTTTGCTATACAGCGTGCAGAAACTAAGCTTAAAAAACACATATCGCTTTCTGTAATTATCTGTGCCAAAAATGAGGCTGAAAACCTAGAAAAAAACCTTCCATTTGTCCTTAAACAGGATTACAAAAATTTTGAAGTTGTTTTAGTCAATGACAGTTCGTCTGACGAGACTCTAGAAGTTATGAAACGTTTCGAAGCCGAAAGTGATAACATCAAAATAGTAGATGTAAAATCTAATGAAGCGTTTTGGGGAAATAAAAAATATGCATTAACGCTTGGCATAAAGGCTTCAAGCAACGATTTTCTTGTTTTTACTGATGCCGATTGCAAACCAAATTCCAATAATTGGCTTGCACAAATAAGTAGTAAATTTTCTAACCAAAAAGCCATTGTTTTAGGTTATGGAGCATACTCCAAAAAGAAATATTCAATCTTAAATGCGATTATACGGTTTGAAACTATTATTACCGCACTGCAATACTTTTCTTATGCTAAATTAGGTTTACCTTACATGGGAGTTGGAAGAAATATGGCATACAGGAAAGAATTGTTTTTCAACAATAATGGTTTTAACGGACACATGGCCATAAAATCTGGAGATGATGACTTATTTATAAACGAAGCAGCCAATGCTAAGAATACAGAAATCTGTGTTACAAAAGAAAGCTTCACAATCTCAGAACCTAAAAAAACATTCAAAGATTGGATATTGCAAAAACGAAGACATGTAAGTACTGCTTCATTTTATAAAACAAAACATAAAATTCTTTTAGGTATGTGTTACATATCTCAACTTTTGTTTTGGGTTTTTGGTGTAACACTTATAATCTTTGGGTATAATATTCAGTGGGTACTAGCACTTATTGTTCTTCGGTTTGTCATTCAACTTTTATGCTTTGGTTTTACTGCTAAAAAACTAGACGATGTTAATCTTATCTTTTTTGCACCTTTTCTAGAATTATTTTTAGTTACCACACAATTAAGTATCTTTATTGCTAATCTTATATCTACACCTAAACATTGGAAATAA
- a CDS encoding DUF423 domain-containing protein: protein MSQQIFIITGALFGMLAIIFGAFGAHALKKILSEDQLKSFETGVKYQMYHAIVLLVLGFNFEFSTSAMYWCFTFGILLFSFSIYGLVLSDAKGKKLRFLGPITPIGGLLFVVGWLLIVLRVW, encoded by the coding sequence ATGAGTCAGCAGATATTTATAATTACAGGAGCATTATTTGGAATGCTGGCTATAATTTTTGGTGCGTTTGGCGCTCATGCTTTAAAGAAAATCCTATCCGAAGATCAACTTAAAAGTTTTGAAACTGGTGTAAAATACCAGATGTATCACGCTATTGTTTTGCTAGTATTAGGATTTAATTTTGAGTTTTCAACCTCTGCAATGTATTGGTGTTTTACGTTCGGAATTTTACTATTTTCTTTTAGTATTTATGGTTTGGTTTTAAGTGATGCTAAAGGAAAGAAATTACGATTTTTAGGACCAATCACACCTATTGGTGGTTTGCTTTTTGTTGTAGGTTGGTTGCTTATAGTATTAAGAGTTTGGTAA
- a CDS encoding Na(+)-translocating NADH-quinone reductase subunit F: MSSTTKRFNEALKKLYVAFHNDTLNPEDCKQCAVGNILDNNDSWRHMTDLHGSNRLNYVGLVHQNLGRRFNGYSPIELLKIEASFLEGCGYRMGKTYCHKPDYYKNQDILFNGLNTVVATLCELDGAKNVMDCSSLFNYELKDNFNLQRA, encoded by the coding sequence ATGAGTTCTACAACTAAAAGATTTAATGAAGCTTTGAAAAAGCTCTATGTAGCCTTTCATAACGATACTCTAAATCCTGAAGACTGTAAACAATGCGCTGTCGGAAATATTCTTGATAATAATGACAGTTGGAGGCATATGACGGATTTGCATGGCTCTAATCGATTAAACTATGTCGGCTTAGTTCACCAAAATTTAGGAAGACGTTTTAATGGCTATTCACCGATAGAATTATTAAAAATTGAAGCTTCCTTTTTAGAAGGTTGTGGTTATCGTATGGGTAAAACCTATTGCCATAAGCCAGATTATTATAAAAATCAAGATATTTTATTTAATGGTTTAAATACTGTTGTTGCGACTTTATGCGAGTTGGATGGCGCCAAAAATGTTATGGATTGTAGTTCTCTGTTTAATTATGAACTTAAAGATAATTTCAATCTACAACGTGCTTAG
- a CDS encoding membrane or secreted protein, protein MKLLLLTLGMLALAVAGIAIKIWAKKDGKFAGTCASQNPMLNTEGEACGFCGKTPDQFKDCSEPQHS, encoded by the coding sequence ATGAAATTATTACTCCTCACTTTAGGAATGTTAGCTTTGGCCGTTGCCGGAATTGCAATAAAAATCTGGGCAAAAAAGGATGGTAAATTTGCTGGTACTTGTGCTAGTCAAAACCCAATGTTAAATACAGAAGGAGAAGCTTGTGGTTTTTGCGGAAAAACTCCAGATCAATTCAAAGACTGTAGCGAACCTCAACATTCTTAA
- a CDS encoding Na(+)-translocating NADH-quinone reductase subunit F, producing MSKALTKQELHNLAMNHVGKDLESRGFEFIAINSKLKRHPQFVCIDKNSQYYFVIVRAVMLPENPNNYDVVWMETFKKHAFEKNAKVLYAGVGLGNPEGENLPIYLNEEYLIEYNGIQVIEMNLN from the coding sequence ATGAGCAAAGCACTTACAAAGCAAGAATTACATAACTTAGCTATGAATCATGTTGGTAAAGATTTAGAATCTCGAGGTTTTGAATTTATTGCCATAAATAGCAAGCTTAAAAGACATCCTCAATTTGTTTGTATTGATAAAAACAGCCAATACTATTTTGTAATTGTAAGAGCGGTAATGTTACCCGAAAACCCTAATAATTATGATGTAGTTTGGATGGAAACTTTCAAAAAACATGCCTTCGAAAAAAACGCTAAAGTTTTATATGCTGGTGTTGGATTAGGAAATCCTGAAGGTGAAAATTTGCCAATCTACCTTAATGAAGAATATCTTATTGAATACAATGGTATTCAGGTTATTGAAATGAATCTTAATTAA